One segment of Urocitellus parryii isolate mUroPar1 chromosome 5, mUroPar1.hap1, whole genome shotgun sequence DNA contains the following:
- the Tmbim4 gene encoding protein lifeguard 4 has product MGDPDPRYPCSSIEDDFNYGSCVASASVHIRMAFLRKVYTILSLQVLLTTVTSTVFLSFESIRTFVHESPALILVFALGSLGLIFALTLNRHKHPLNLYLLFGFTLLEALTVAVVVTFYDVYIILQAFVLTTTVFLGLTIYTLQSKRDFSKFGAGLFAVLWILCLAGFLKIFFYSETVELVLAAVGALLFCGFIIYDTHTLMHKLSPEEYVLAAISLYMDIINLFLHLLRFLEAVNKK; this is encoded by the exons ATGGGCGACCCTGACCCCCGCTACCCTTGCTCCTCAATCGAGGATGACTTCAACTATGGCAGCTGCGTGGCCTCCGCCAGCGTGCACATCCGAATGG ctttccTCAGAAAAGTCTACACCATACTTTCTCTGCAAGTTCTCTTAACTACGGTGACCTCTACAGTGTTCTTATCCTTTGAGTCTATACGGACCTTTGTACATGAAAG TCCTGCCTTGATTTTGGTGTTTGCCCTCGGATCTCTGGGTTTGATTTTTGCATTGACCTTAAACAGACATAAACATCCTCTTAACCTGTACCTGCTTTTTGGATTT acACTGTTGGAAGCTCTGACTGTGGCAGTTGTGG TTACTTTCTACGATGTATATATAATTCTGCAAGCTTTTGTACTGACTACTACAGTATTTCTCGGTTTAACCATATATACTCTACAATCTAAGAGAGATTTCAGCAAATTTGGAGCAGG GCTTTTTGCTGTTTTGTGGATTTTATGCTTGGCAGGATTCTTGAAG atttttttttatagtgagaCAGTGGAATTGGTCTTGGCTGCTGTAGGAGCCCTTCTTTTCTGTGGATTCATCATCtatgacacacacacactgatgcataaacTGTCACCTGAAGAGTATGTATTAGCTGCGATCAGCCTCTACATGGATATTATTAATCTATTCCTGCACCTGTTACGGTTTTTGGAAGCAGTTAATAAAAAGTAA